In the genome of Hevea brasiliensis isolate MT/VB/25A 57/8 chromosome 14, ASM3005281v1, whole genome shotgun sequence, the window CCAGCACCACCTAAGCAGGTGATTGTTGAGGAAGTTGAGGTCAATATAGAAAACATTCCTTCTGATCCAGGACTGCGACCTAACATAATGAGCTATCCACCTAATATTAGGAATCAGGTATATAGAGCTTGCTTACTTAAAGGTCCATGTCAACCACGCCATCATAAATATCCTCAAAAGGTAGATGAAACTCAAAAATGGAGATTTATTGCATCTTGGTTTGATGAATTCAGTAGTTGGTTGGAATATAGTATTGAAAAAGATGCTGCATATTGTTTATATTGTATCTTTTTGCAACTGGGCGTAGTGAAAGAGGTCATGATGCTTTTGTATCTGAGGGTTTTACTAATTAGCAAAAGAAAGAAAGATTGAGAGAACATGTAGGAGACCATAATAGTGATCATAATAAATGTTGGTTAGCTTGTGAAGATTTGATGAATCAAGCTCAACACATTGAAGTTTCTTTTTCAAAACAATCAGAACAGTCAAAAATTGAGTATCGTTGTAGGTTAAATGCATCAATTATATATCTTCGTTATGTCTTGATGCAAGGATTGGCTTTTCGGGGGAACGATGAGTCtgaaaattcatcaaatcaaGGAAATTTTCTTGAATTATTAAAAGTTCTGGCTTCATGTAATGAAGAAATTAATAATGTTGTGTTGAAGAATGCTCCTGACAATCTCAAACTCACATCTCCTGATATTCAAAAAGATATCATTAATGCAGCTGCAACTGAGATAACAAAGGCTATAATTACGGATTTGGGGGATGATTTGTTCTCTATTTTAGTTGATGAATGTCGAGATGTATCAGTTAAAGAGCAAATGGGAGTTGTCATAAGATATGTCAATGGATCTGGATGTGTCATTGAAAGATTTATTGGTCTTGTGCATGTCCATAATACAAGTGCAGCATCTCTTAAAAAAGGTATTGAGTCTTTGCTCTCTACTTATGGCTTGAGTATATCTAGTTTGAGAGGTCAAGGCTATGATGGAGCTAGTAATATGCGAGGTGAATTTAATGGCCTTAAAAGTTTGATTTTGAAGGAGAATTCTAGTGCTTATTATATCCATTGTTTTGCTCATCAACTCCAACTCACACTTGTTGTTGTTGCTAAAAAGCATTCAAGTATAGGTTCTTTTTTTAATACTGTTACTCGTTTGGTCAATGTTATTGGAGGTTCTTGTAAACGCATGGACATGCTTCGAGAAAAACAACTAGAGAAAGTGTTTGAAGGAATTGCAAAAGGTGAAATAAAAACTGGACATGGTCTAAATCAAGAAACCAGGAGATACTCGTTGGAGTTCTCATTATGATACGCTTATTAATTTGATACATTTATTTCCTTCTGTCATTGATGTTCTTCAGTATATTGGAGAAAATGGTAATGATGATCCACAAAGGGCTGAAGCAATTGATTTGTTAGATATTATGAATCGATTTGAATTTGTCTTTGTGTTGCATCTTATGAAAAAGATTTTGGGAATCACACATGAGTTATCACAAGTTTTACAGAGAAAGGATCAAGATTttgtgttttcctttttaggtttgaagaactgttttctcaaaacacaaccggcactttgccgaaattttgaaaaaaattttataacaccatattttaatcgatgatttaaatttcacgaaaattgttttaaaatcccttgtagtatatctaatgggttatcgataggcgaagtatggtaattcattaggtatactacgggatcatgttacatcttacaggggagtaaggtgtgacaagaatataccgggcaataaaggaaaagaggtagctttgattgcatcatcttctactagaaagtccaacaagaagaagggtaataaaaaaaagaaacctaaaattcctggaccttccaagaagatagctaaacagaaagggaagaccaaagatgttggaggcaaaggaaagtgtttccattgccagcaggatgggcactggaaaaggaattacctaggatatcttgcttctctgaaggacaagaaggaaacaccttcggaaggtatgcccatatcttgttatttagattctgatgatactcatagttcatctacagcttgggttttagatgctGGTGCCAGgcctcacatttcttatgatatgcaggaactagcaaacaatagcagcttgcgttctcgagatgttagactctagattggcgatggctcaactgttaaagcttttgccataggatctaaatctttttacatgtttggacatattttgtgtttaaataatattttgtatgtacttgatgcttttaagaacatcatttcgatatctagtttgactagagatggttatgaatttcagttcacaaatgatgtttgcaatatttattttagaaataaatatgttggctcaggttatatgcatgatggtatttattatttggataataatgataaacataaaatgaatccaagcaatctaaaagaatgcaatgccatggtgaaaatcaactcaagttcaaaatatatttggcacttaagattaggtcatgttgcagaagataggattgcaaaactagagaaaatggggattttattctcattgggttctgagcctactccaacttgtgaatcctgccttcagggcaaaatgactagatcaccctttgttggacaaggactaagagctgaaaatattttggagctaatacatagtgatgtatgtggtccatttaaagaaatggctagaggtggttttcattattttattacttttactgatgacaaatcaaggtttggatatttgtatttgatgaaatacaaacatgaatcctttgaaaagttcaaagaatttaaatctgaagtagaaaatcaaacaggaaaaagcattaaagctcttcgattagatcgtggaggtgaatacatgAAAAAGCaaggcattatttcccagctgactcctctaggaataccaaagctgaatggtgtatctgaaaggagaaatcatactctattagatatggtacgtagtatgatgagctatactgatatgccaatctccttttggggatttgcattagaatcagctttgcatattctgaataggattccatcaaaatcagtatcttacacaccttatgagatatggcatggaagaaaaccaagtcttaagcatgttaagatttagggttgtctagcttatatcaaaaagttgaacactgataaattggaaaccagatcagaaaaaggtctatttgttggatatccatgttagtagtatgccctagagcatatcatttagtatgtatcttgtacatgtttttattaataaaaggcattttcacttttccgtttatataatatatttatgtgtaatagaaaaggtccattgatattttgttagaaattctattcttaagttgttaagaatatgagtgacagtatttctagcacaaagtatcatgaataggttcgcaatcgaggatacttcataataaggacatgacttatccagaaagattgtattcatgtttgttcccaatttatttatatgagatataaataagatggaatggtgagtctcatgccatataacaaacatgataggcgcttacacatgataagtaggccgaaccagtgacacttatgacaagcacatggagtttactcttgtcaatgtattgtcataaatcatatcagtgcatataatctttagacctgagatagcacagttatcttgtatataggtgatttgagtttgatactgctttcatacttgtactgtgtatgggtatatgggcatgtgttggctcctactagttatatatggaggtaggtgttgatcaagatggaatctgttcctctaagtaaatagagataaaatcctatgttcatttaattgttcttgatgtttcaagttcctggccaggacagatagatttaatcagaaaagagtttctgatgagaaaatcttttaatcaagaactggaattaaaagagaacataatattcatagcaaatggggtttgacataaaccatgactccagcttgagttgggattttgtaatagagagattctagtgcatggtaacatatgattataggttcatttaaggtaaaccttgttactgattgggtggccatggcatgctatgctaggtgttaaccatggtctatgaggtgcataaaatgatttagagaaatcatttatgataataaagagttttgatgatattaagagttgatatcatatctcattagcaattagtgatgagcctagtaagtcacacacatacacaagtaatcacctaattaaatataatttaattaattaattaaagagtttaattgattaattaaataggtttggtttgcaattagattacaaagtccctagcatgacttgaaaccaaatctaggttattggatgtacagtataagttaaatttatatttaaagtgtttaaatatgaatttaattaatgagaaattaattaataaagattaattaattaatttatatttggtataaattgattagaagaagagaaataattattttgggttgagaactcaaaattaagacacaggggcattttggtcatttcacagggtgacatgtggcaccatgagatggtgacacatagcattatacataagcttgccaaatgtcttttaatcatgtaagatgattaaaattaagattaaatataggtttgacacttggcacaatgtgattggatcaattaaacctagaaccaatcagagagtgacatgtggcaagggttttatgtgttgacctacctatataagtgttgttataaaaagaaaaataacacaagctgCTACTGCCTCATCCTTGGTGCCGCTACCCAAGAGTCTCTCcctcctcttcatcttcttctctcatctattttaagagattagcaaacaatctcttgaattaaaaatactagaaattgtttctagtgtcctgtttacatctttaatctcttaaaaggcaaaacttgattttctaaataatagaaaaagctttagaagctgttcaaggactgccataagtgttcttggtgtggacaagctagagggacaacatctggtgtcctgaagacgcatctcaaaggcacaaatacactgcagtacatcaagaggttagtgtatttattcttgatttaatctagggttctaaaattaatctgattaattctaaaatcttaaatggaaaatacagatccaaaaacatattaaaagagttttaatatgttgtttatcattgaaatcaaatagataaaaataaatcttgcatgatgcatgtgaccctaggtgaaaatttttgaattcaatggtataaacttgtgtttttcatgcttccgctcctacaatccaaaagagagttttggatattatttttatttgcctacatcacaaaaggttgtggtaagtagagatgccacatttcttgaacaacagtttgttcaagaaggaggcaaaggaaggcaaatagagttagaattggaaaattctgaccaaccaacagatcagatggatatagatccatgtagtccacctacacctattgatgaaacatctacagttattcctcgcagagcaaccagggtatctcacccaccagtgagatatggttttcttcatgaagatgaacaagagttgtttactcatgaagtagtagatcatggagattatccacttacctatgaagaagctatatcagatatagactcttcaaaatagattgaagctatgaaattcgaaattgattccatgtataagaatcaagtttggaatcttgttgacccacctgaaggtattgtacctatagggaataaatgggttttcaataagaaaattgattctgatggaaaggtagagacctataaagcaaggctagtagtgaaagggtattgccaaaggcaaggaatcgattatgaggagactttctcacctgttgccatgcttaaatcaattaggattctattagcaatagtcgcatactatgattatgagatttggcagatggattttaaaacagcttttctcaatggatacattgaagaaaacattttcatggaacaacctaggggttttgaatcccaagatggttccaaagtatgcaagctaaagcgatccatttatgggttaaaataagcttcgaggagttggaacatccattttgatgaagccattaagtcatttggttttataaaaaatgaggatgagccatgtgtatataagaaggttagtgatagtgctatcacattccttgtcttatatgtggatgatattttgttgatgggtaatgacataggtatgttgatagctgtaaaggtatggttgtcaaatacattttccatgaaagacttaggagaggcaacctatattcttgggattcgcatctatagagatagagctaaaagaataattggtttatcccaaagtctatacttggaaaaggtgttaaagaggtttaacatgcttgattccaagagaggattgttaccagtgagacatgatatccacctttctaaagagatgtctccaaagacacctaaagaaagagataaaatggccaggattccatatgcttcggttattggaagtttgatatatgcaatgatgtgtactaggccagatatcgcacatgctgttagtttgactagcaggtttcaatccaatccaggtttggaacactgaatagctgtccagaatatccttaagtacttgagaagaactaaggatttatttatagaggtggtgacttacaattggatggttatactaattctgattttcaatcagatatcgatgatagaaagtctacctctgggtttgtgttcatttgtaatggaggtgcagtcagttgaaagagttccaaatagagtacgactgctgatttcactacagaggccgagtatattgctgcattagatgctgtaaaagaggctgtttggatataaggaaccccggtctcaccagaaatccaaacacatagaaaggcgctaccacattatcagagagatagttgggcaaggcgatgtagctatgcagaaaatagcatcaactgaaaatccagctgatccattcactaaggccatgtcacaagcttagttagaccgacatcttgataaGATGGGTCTGAGatactgtaatgaatggctctagtgctagtgggagattgttagtagtataccctagagaatatcatttagtatgtatctagtacatattttattaataaaaggcaatttcacttttccgtttacacaatgtatttatgtgtaatagaaaaggtccattgatattttgttagaaattctattcttaagttgttaagaatatgagtgacagtatttctagcacaaagtatcataaattggtttacaatcgatgatacttcacacaggacatgacttatctagaaagattgtaatcatgtttgttcccaagttatttatatgagatgtaaataagatagaatggtgagtctcatgccatataacaaacatgataggcacttatgcatgataagtaggccgaaccagtgacacttatgacaagcacgtggagtttactcttgtcaatgcattgtcataaatcatatcagtgcatataatctttagacctgagataacacagttgcgttgtatataggtgatttgagtttgatactgctttcatacttgtactgtgtatgggtatatgggcatgtgttggcttctactagttatatatggaggtaggtgttgatcaagatggaatctgttaccctaagtaaatagggataaaatcctatgtttatttaattgttcttgatgtttcaagttcctggccaggacagacagatttaatcagaaaagagtttcagaagagaaaatctttttaatcaagaattggaattaaaagagaatataatattcatagcaaatggggtttgaagtaaaccatgactccagctcgaattgggattttacaacagagagattctagtgcatggtaacatatgattataggttcatttaaggtattccttattactgattgggtggccatggcatgctatgctaggtgttaaccttggtctatgagatgtctaaaatgatttagagaaatcatttatggtaagaaagagatctgatgatattaagagttgatataatatctcattgccaattagtgatgagcctagtgagtcacacacatacacaagtaatcaccaagttaaatgtgatttaattaattaattaaagattttaattgattaattaaataggtttggtttacgattagattgcaaagtccctaacatggcttgaaaccaaatctaggttataagatatatagcataagttaaatttatatttaaaatgtttaaatatgaatttaattatgagaaattaattaatagagattaattaattaatttatatttgatataaattgattagaagaggagaaataattattttgggttgggaactcaaaattacaacacaagggtaatttggtcatttcacaggatgacatgtggcaccatgagatggtgacacatgacatcatAGTTTGTCATTTCTCTTCCTATCATgaatgatgatcaaagtcaagattaaacctaactttgacacttggcttaatgtgattaggtcaattaaaattaagatgcaatcagaagatgacaagtGACAAGggctttaagtgatgacctaattataaaagggaaaaaatgAAAGAATAAAAAAACATATTCTGATTTTTCTAAAGAGGTGCGGCCACCCATGAAGCTatcctcctctcttcttcttcttctctcatcaattcaaagagaatggtccatattctcttgaattaaaattgctagaaattatttctagtgtcctatatacatctacaacctctctaaaggcaaatccctaatttctaattggttggcaaggcttgagaagctgttcaaggggctgccattggtcatcttggtgtggacaagctaaaaggacaacatttggggtcctaggtgcttcacaaaggtaccaatcacatctacagtgcatcaaaaggttagtgcacatattcttgtattaatctagggttctaatgaattaatttgttaattctaaaattttaaatggcaaatgtagatcctaagacatattaaaagtgttttaatatgcaattgaatattgaaatcaattaggtacataatgaatcttacatgatgcatgagactctagaagaaaatttttgaattcaatattctaatctgataattttcatgcttccactccttcagatccatatagtcaacctacacctattaatgaaacatctacagtaattcctcacagatcgaccaagatatctcacccaccagtgagatatggttttcttcatgaatatGAGCAAGACTTGTTTACTCTTGAAGAaataaatcatggagatgatcattttacctatgaagaagctatatcagatatagactcttcaaaatggattaaagctatgaaatccgaaattgattccatgcataagaaccaagtttgggaccttgttgacccacctgaaggtattgtacctatagggaataaatggattttcaagaaaaaaattggctctgatggaaaggtagatacatataaagcaaggttagtagcgaaagggtttcgccaaaggcagaatcgactatgaggagactttctcgcttgttgccatgcttaaatcaattaggattctattagcaatagctacatactatgattatgagatttggcagatggatgtcaaaaccacttttctcaatggatacattgatgaaaatatttttatggaacaacttaggggttttgaatcccaagatagttccaaggtgtgcaagctaaagcgatccatttatgggttaaaacaagcttcgaggagttgaaatatccattttgatgaagccattaagacaTTTGGTTTTATCAGAAATATGGATGAACCATgtttatataagaaggttagtgataatgctgtcactttccttgtcttatatgtggatgacattctgttgataggtaatgacataggtatgttgacaactgtcaaggtatgattgtcaaatacattctccatgaaagacttaggggaggcaatctatattcttggaatttgcatctatagagatagagcgaaatgaataattggtttatcccaaagtctatacttggaaaaggtgttaaagaggtttaacattcttgattccaagagaggattgttactagtaagACATGGTGTCTACCTTTCTtaggagatgtctccaaagacaccagaagaaagagataaaatggcgagGTTCCAtacgcttcggctattggaagtttaatgtatgcaatgttgtgtactaggatagatatcgcatatgctgttagtttgactagcaggtttcaatccaatctaggtttggaacactggatagctatcaagaatatccttaagtacttgagaagaactaaggatttatttttgatttatagaggtggtgacttgcaattggatggttatactgattctgattttcaatcagatatcgatgatagaaagtctacctctgggtttgtgttcatttgtaatggaggtgcaattagttgaaagagttccaaacagagtatgactactgattccactatagaggccaaGTACATTActgtatcagatgctgcaaaaaaggctatttggataaaaaagttcatgacagaacttgcagtagttccttccattgagtcagcagttcctctctattgGAGcgatcatacaagctaaggaaccctagtctcaccagaaatccaaatacatagaaaggcgctaccacattatcagagagatagttgggcgaggcaatgtaaccatgcagaaaatagcatcagctgaaaatctagctaatccattcataaagcctatgtcacaaactcagttaaaccgacatcttaaaaagatgggtctaagatattgtaatgaatggctctattgctagtggaagattgttagtagtatgccttagagcatataatgttgcatgtatcttgtacacattttattaataaaaggcaatttcacttttttgtttacataatatatttatgtgtaatagaaaaagtccattgatattttgttagaaattctattattaagttattaagaatatgagtgatagtatttctagcacaaagtatcataaattggttcacaatcgaggatacttcacaaaggacatgacttattcagaaagattgtaatcatgtttgttcccaacgtatttatatgagatataaataagatggagtggtgagtctcatgccacataacaaacatgataggcacttatacatgataagtaggtcgaaccagtgacgcttatgacaagcacatggagtttactcttatcaatatattgtcatatatcatatcagtgcatataatctttagacctaagataacacagttatcttgtatataggtggtttaagtttaatactgctttcatacttgtactgtgtatgggtatatgggcatgtattggctcctactaattatatatggagataggtgttaatcaagatggaatctagtaccctaaataaatagggataaaatcctatgtttatttaattattcttgacgtttcaagttcctggccaggacagacagatttagtcagaaaagagtttctaacaagaaaatctaattaatcaagaactggaattaaaagagaacataatgttcataagcaaatggggtttgacattaaccatgactccagcttgaattgggattttataatggagagattctagtgcatggtaacatatgattaaaaggttcatttaaggtattccttattactgattaggtagccatggcatactatgctaggtgtcaaccatggtctatgagatgcctgaaataatttagagaaatcatttacaatgagttctaatgatattaagagttaatatcatttctcattgccaataagtaacgagcttagtaagtcacacatctacacaagataatcaccatttaaaatgtgat includes:
- the LOC131173002 gene encoding uncharacterized protein LOC131173002; translation: MAIAVHLSFNSSASLDIYPLAPRTEGSRGQGGHWAPLKFLRLESSSSINQPIQPAPPKQVIVEEVEVNIENIPSDPGLRPNIMSYPPNIRNQVYRACLLKGPCQPRHHKYPQKVDETQKWRFIASWFDEFSSWLEYSIEKDAAYCLYCIFLQLGVVKEVMMLLYLRVLLISKRKKD
- the LOC131173003 gene encoding uncharacterized protein LOC131173003 — its product is MNQAQHIEVSFSKQSEQSKIEYRCRLNASIIYLRYVLMQGLAFRGNDESENSSNQGNFLELLKVLASCNEEINNVVLKNAPDNLKLTSPDIQKDIINAAATEITKAIITDLGDDLFSILVDECRDVSVKEQMGVVIRYVNGSGCVIERFIGLVHVHNTSAASLKKGIESLLSTYGLSISSLRGQGYDGASNMRGEFNGLKSLILKENSSAYYIHCFAHQLQLTLVVVAKKHSSIGSFFNTVTRLVNVIGGSCKRMDMLREKQLEKVFEGIAKGEIKTGHGLNQETRRYSLEFSL